One genomic segment of Pempheris klunzingeri isolate RE-2024b chromosome 21, fPemKlu1.hap1, whole genome shotgun sequence includes these proteins:
- the eif5a gene encoding eukaryotic translation initiation factor 5A-1, whose product MADPDLDFQTGESGASATYPMQCSALRKNGYVVLKGRPCKIVEMSTSKTGKHGHAKVNLVGIDIFTNKKHEDMCPSTHNMDVPSIKRIDYQLVNINENYMSLMSDNGDIREDLRVPDSDVGREIESKFEAGDEFMVTVISAMGEECAVATKVLANK is encoded by the exons ATGGCAGATCCCGATCTTGACTTCCAGACTGGCGAATCTGGCGCCTCCGCCACCTACCCGATGCAGTGCTCTGCTCTGCGTAAGAACGGGTACGTGGTGCTGAAGGGACGTCCCTGCAAGATTGTGGAGATGTCCACCTCCAAGACTGGCAAGCACGGACATGCCAAG GTTAACCTGGTTGGCATCGACATCTTCACCAACAAGAAGCATGAAGATATGTGCCCCTCCACCCACAACATGGATGTTCCCTCCATCAAGAGGATAGACTACCAG CTGGTTAACATCAATGAGAACTACATGTCCTTGATGAGCGACAACGGTGACATCAGGGAGGACCTGCGTGTCCCAGACAGCGACGTCGGCAGGGAAATCGAGTCAAAGTTTGAAGCGGGTGACGAATTCATG GTCACCGTGATCTCTGCCATGGGGGAGGAATGTGCTGTCGCTACCAAGGTCTTGGCCAACAAATAG
- the rpl22l1 gene encoding ribosomal protein eL22-like isoform X2: MAPIKPKRPTVGKKAKKSAGWKFTLDLTHPVEDGILDSANFESFLKERIKVNGKTGNLGNIVQVGRMKNKINVSSEKQFSKRYLKYLTKKYLKKNNLRDWLRVVASDKETYELRYFQISQDDDEEGSEADE, encoded by the exons ATGGCGCCG ATCAAACCGAAGAGGCCGACTGTCGGCAAGAAGGCCAAAAAGAGCGCTGGGTGGAAGTTCACCTTGGACCTGACCCACCCTGTCGAGGATGGGATCCTGGACTCTGCAAACTTT GAATCCTTCCTCAAAGAGAGGATAAAGGTTAACGGAAAGACGGGGAACCTGGGCAACATCGTCCAGGTCGGCCGCATGAAGAACAAGATCAATGTGTCGTCTGAGAAGCAGTTCTCCAAAAG GTATCTGAAGTACCTGACCAAGAAGTACCTGAAGAAGAACAACCTCCGGGACTGGCTGAGAGTGGTGGCGTCCGACAAAGAGACGTACGAGCTGCGTTACTTCCAGATCAGCCAGGACGACGACGAGGAGGGGTCGGAGGCAGACGAGTAA
- the rpl22l1 gene encoding ribosomal protein eL22-like isoform X1, with amino-acid sequence MGSWTLQTLAAFPSSSSPRVIFPSASLCSVQQESFLKERIKVNGKTGNLGNIVQVGRMKNKINVSSEKQFSKRYLKYLTKKYLKKNNLRDWLRVVASDKETYELRYFQISQDDDEEGSEADE; translated from the exons ATGGGATCCTGGACTCTGCAAACTTT GGCTGCCTTCCCTAGCTCCTCATCTCCTAGGGTTATCTTCCCTAGTGCGTCACTGTGCTCTGTCCAACAGGAATCCTTCCTCAAAGAGAGGATAAAGGTTAACGGAAAGACGGGGAACCTGGGCAACATCGTCCAGGTCGGCCGCATGAAGAACAAGATCAATGTGTCGTCTGAGAAGCAGTTCTCCAAAAG GTATCTGAAGTACCTGACCAAGAAGTACCTGAAGAAGAACAACCTCCGGGACTGGCTGAGAGTGGTGGCGTCCGACAAAGAGACGTACGAGCTGCGTTACTTCCAGATCAGCCAGGACGACGACGAGGAGGGGTCGGAGGCAGACGAGTAA
- the slc7a14b gene encoding probable cationic amino acid transporter, which translates to MAAWLGRVSLGDAWYNMYSRLLRTKPVGSMAHSSDDLTELGEGSAVGLAKVLTTVDLVSLGVGSCVGTGMYVVAGMVAKTMAGPGVILSFIIAAVASILSGVCYAEFGVRVPKTTGSAYTYSYVTVGEFVAFFIGWNLILEYLIGTAAGASALSSMFDSLANHSISNYMITHLGTLRGLGKGEDTYPDLLALFIALLVTVIIALGVRNSVGFNNVLNVVNLVVWVFMIIAGLFFLSVSNWESGDFLPYGWSGVMQGAATCFYAFIGFDIIATTGEEAKNPNTSIPYAITASLVTCLTAYVSVSVILTLMVPYDLIDGSAPLMEMFAVHGFLWGKYTVAVGSIAGLTVSLLGSLFPMPRVIYAMARDGLLFRFLSQVSALTHTPTVACVVSGCLAALLALLVSLRDLIEMMSIGTLLAYTLVSVCVLLLRYQPDEQTDTHQFSVDVDVAEALKHHDDGAVPNKDDQMLIGGSGGDGSSSYHAGRTEGEGDDSDFHTGNASLLKRLLGGHYYTLRLRLGMPDASARPTPATGRTVTRCTLLLFFTSFFLWSTVIFGVERGTGVSAVFSGLMATLMAGSVVKLLITIIQQPESGRSLPYMAPCVPFVPAAAILVNSYLMLKLSPLTWARFTIWCIIGLLIYGCYGVWHSTLELKAREEQAHASSYQRYDDHLDDTFSPDDNIYPQDRDERPYQGWSAPEERGYNYQQHDPSRQENQYDDQDGEQHQYQCEDNGDQQGYQSGPGGQYASRGSRGRTNHGFDVGEEED; encoded by the exons ATGGCGGCGTGGCTGGGCCGGGTGTCTTTGGGCGACGCCTGGTACAACATGTACTCCCGCCTGCTGAGAACCAAACCCGTGGGCTCCATGGCTCACAGCTCCGACGACCTCACCGAGCTCGGGGAAGGGTCGGCGGTGGGGCTCGCCAAGGTCCTGACCACTGTGGACCTGGTGTCGCTCGGGGTGGGCAGCTGCGTCGGCACGGGGATGTATGTGGTCGCCGGGATGGTTGCCAAGACGATGGCCGGGCCTGGGGTCATCCTGTCTTTTATTATTGCAGCGGTGGCGTCCATACTGTCAG gTGTGTGCTACGCAGAGTTTGGTGTCCGGGTCCCCAAGACCACCGGCTCGGCCTACACCTACAGCTACGTGACAGTCGGGGAGTTTGTGGCGTTTTTCATTGGCTGGAACTTGATCCTGGAGTATCTGATCGGCACGGCGGCGGGCGCCTCAGCTCTCAGCAGCATGTTCGACTCTCTGGCCAATCACAGCATCAGTAACTACATGATAACGCACCTGGGCACGCTCAGAGGACTCG GTAAGGGTGAGGACACGTACCCCGACCTGCTGGCCCTGTTTATCGCCCTGCTGGTCACAGTGATCATTGCGCTCGGCGTGCGTAACTCCGTGGGCTTCAACAACGTCCTCAACGTGGTCAACCTGGTGGTCTGGGTCTTCATGATCATCGCCgggctcttcttcctctccgtcAGCAACTGGGAGAGCGGCGACTTCCTGCCCTACGGCTGGTCAGGG GTGATGCAAGGTGCAGCGACTTGCTTCTACGCCTTCATCGGCTTCGACATCATCGCGACGACGGGAGAGGAGGCGAAAAACCCAAACACCTCCATCCCGTACGCCATCACCGCCTCACTGGTCACCTGCCTCACCGCCTACGTGTCG GTGAGTGTGATCCTCACTCTCATGGTTCCCTACGACCTGATCGACGGCTCGGCTCCTCTCATGGAGATGTTTGCGGTGCACGGCTTCCTGTGGGGGAAGTACACCGTGGCTGTGGGCTCCATAGCCGGACTCACCGTCTCCCTGCTGGGCTCTTTGTTCCCCATGCCCAGAGTCATCTACGCCATGGCCCGGGACGGACTGCTGTTCAG GTTCTTGTCACAAGTGtctgcgctcacacacactcccaccgTGGCGTGTGTGGTGTCGGGGTGCTTGGCCGCCCTCCTCGCTCTGCTGGTGAGCCTCAGGGACCTGATCGAGATGATGTCCATCGGCACCCTGCTGGCCTACACTCTGGTCAGCGTGTGCGTGCTCTTGCTGCGCTACCAGCCCGACGAACAGACCGACACGCACCAGTTCAGCGTGGACGTGGACGTGGCCGAAGCCCTGAAGCACCACGACGACGGGGCTGTCCCCAACAAGGACGACCAGATGCTGATCGGAGGCTCGGGCGGCGATGGATCGTCGTCCTACCACGCTGGCAGGACTGAGGGAGAAGGTGACGACTCTGATTTCCACACAGGCAATGCCTCGTTGCTGAAAAGGCTTCTGGGAGGTCATTACTACACCCTGCGGCTCCGGCTGGGAATGCCCGACGCATCAGCCCGGCCCACCCCGGCCACCGGCCGCACGGTGACCCGATgcacactcctcctcttcttcacgTCCTTCTTCCTCTGGTCCACCGTTATATTTGGCGTGGAGCGGGGAACAGGCGTCTCAGCGGTGTTTTCAGGCCTCATGGCCACACTGATGGCGGGCTCCGTGGTGAAGCTTTTAATCACGATCATACAGCAGCCAGAGAGCGGGAGGAGCCTGCCCTACATGGCGCCCTGCGTGCCCTTCGTCCCCGCGGCGGCCATATTGGTCAACAGCTACCTCATGCTTAAGCTGTCTCCACTCACCTGGGCCAGGTTCACCATCTGGTGCATCATAG GTTTGCTGATCTACGGTTGTTATGGAGTGTGGCACAGCACGCTGGAGCTTAAAGCCCGGGAGGAGCAGGCGCACGCCAGCTCCTACCAGCGCTACGACGACCACCTCGACGACACCTTCTCCCCCGACGACAACATTTACCCCCAGGACCGGGACGAGAGACCCTACCAGGGCTGGTCCGCCCCGGAGGAGAGGGGATACAACTACCAGCAGCACGACCCGTCCCGGCAGGAGAACCAGTATGACGACCAGGATGGGGAGCAGCATCAGTACCAGTGTGAGGATAACGGCGACCAGCAGGGATACCAGTCCGGACCAGGAGGCCAGTATGcgagcagaggcagcagaggaaggaCCAATCACGGGTTTGACGTTGGTGAAGAGGAGGACTGA
- the cldn11b gene encoding claudin-11b, giving the protein MAHMCRQVTGSAASCAGWVGIIVATATNDWVRTCDYTVATCVRMDELGSRGLWAECVISPALYHCVALNQILTLPAYVQTSRALMICACLLGLPSMLLVLMSMPCVRLQNDTSAIKRRRALVGGVLFILMAVCGIISTVWFPVGAHQVEGLMSFGFSLYAGWVGSALCLLGGSVILCCHGADPGTPSRENSFYYSRQGGTATPLDPPANHAKSARV; this is encoded by the exons ATGGCGCACATGTGCAGGCAGGTGACCGGCAGCGCGGCGAGCTGCGCGGGCTGGGTCGGGATCATCGTCGCCACGGCCACCAACGACTGGGTCCGGACCTGCGACTACACGGTGGCCACCTGCGTCCGCATGGACGAGCTGGGCTCCCGGGGGCTCTGGGCGGAGTGCGTCATCTCCCCGGCGCTCTACCACTGTGTGGCCCTCAACCAGATCCTCACCCTGCCCG CCTACGTCCAGACGTCCCGTGCCCTGATGATCTGTGCCTGCCTGCTGGGCCTCCCCTCCATGCTGCTGGTGCTCATGTCGATGCCCTGCGTCAGGCTGCAGAACGACACCTCCGCCATCAAGCGGCGGCGCGCCCTGGTGGGAGGagtcctcttcatcctcatgg CTGTGTGCGGCATCATATCGACCGTCTGGTTCCCCGTCGGCGCTCACCAAGTAGAGGGTCTCATGTCCTTCGGCTTCTCCCTGTACGCCGGCTGGGTCGGCTCCGCTCTCTGTCTCCTGGGCGGCTCCGTGATCTTGTGTTGCCACGGCGCCGACCCCGGGACCCCGAGCAGGGAGAACAGCTTCTACTACTCCAGACAGGGGGGCACGGCCACGCCGCTGGACCCCCCCGCCAACCACGCCAAGAGCGCACGAGTGTGA